One genomic region from Paroceanicella profunda encodes:
- the pgl gene encoding 6-phosphogluconolactonase, protein MSPAGPREDFPDRVTLMAALAGRVAGLLAEGIAARGRATLAVPGGTTPGPFLELLSETELDWSRVSVMLTDERFVPESSERSNTALLRRTLLKYRAAAATLIPLTAEGESPEAVLPGLAEAVRAALPLDVCVLGMGADMHTASIFPGADKLAEALAPDAPELLPMRAPGAPEPRITLTAPVLSSARHIFVLLTGVEKAEALARALLPGPTEEAPVRAVLSHGATVVYAP, encoded by the coding sequence ATGAGCCCCGCCGGCCCGCGCGAGGATTTCCCCGACAGGGTGACCCTGATGGCCGCTCTCGCCGGCCGGGTGGCGGGCCTGCTGGCCGAGGGCATCGCGGCGCGCGGCCGGGCCACGCTGGCCGTGCCCGGCGGCACCACGCCCGGGCCCTTCCTGGAGCTGCTGTCGGAGACGGAGCTCGACTGGAGCAGGGTCTCGGTCATGCTCACCGACGAGCGCTTCGTGCCCGAGAGCTCGGAGCGCTCCAACACCGCCCTCCTGCGCCGCACGTTGCTGAAGTACCGCGCCGCCGCCGCCACGCTCATCCCGCTCACCGCCGAGGGCGAGAGCCCGGAGGCCGTGCTGCCGGGCCTGGCTGAGGCGGTGCGCGCCGCGCTGCCGCTCGATGTCTGCGTGCTCGGCATGGGCGCGGACATGCACACGGCCTCGATCTTCCCTGGCGCCGACAAGCTGGCGGAGGCGCTCGCCCCCGACGCGCCGGAGCTGCTGCCCATGCGCGCGCCCGGGGCGCCGGAGCCGCGCATCACCCTCACCGCGCCGGTGCTTTCATCGGCGCGTCACATATTCGTGCTTCTCACCGGGGTCGAAAAGGCCGAGGCGCTCGCGCGTGCGCTTCTCCCGGGCCCGACGGAGGAAGCGCCTGTCCGCGCCGTGCTCTCGCATGGCGCAACGGTTGTCTACGCGCCCTGA
- the edd gene encoding phosphogluconate dehydratase, translating to MSLKPMVADVTARITARSKATRTTYLERCARAAENGPGRAHLSCGNLAHAAAAAGPDQDSVALERAPNIGIITAYNDMLSAHQPYERFPELIRAAARANGGTAQVAGGVPAMCDGVTQGQPGMELSLFSRDVIALAAGVGLTHNVFDAALFLGICDKIVPGLVMAAATFGHLPAIFLPAGPMPSGISNDEKSVIRNKFATGEIGREELLRSEMAAYHGPGTCTFYGTANTNQMLMEFMGLHLPGASFVNPNTPLRDALTRAGVKRALEITARGNEYTPVSEVLDERAFVNGIVGLNATGGSTNLLIHLIAMARAAGIVLAWEDFSDLSQVTPLMARVYPNGLADVNHFHAAGGLGYIIGDLLSEGLLHDDTRTVAGIGLARYTQEPKLDANGEVRWEEGATESLNDRIVRPAADPFAPTGGLRLLRGSLGSACIKISAVKEERHIIEAPVRIFHDQDAVKTAFRAGEFTSDFICVVRFQGPKANGMPELHSLTPLLSVLQERGLKVALVTDGRMSGASGKVPAAIHVSPEAMDGGPIARLREGDMLRLDAVAGTLDALVDPAEWDARTPVVADLSGNAFGLGREMFAAFRNVVGSAETGAAVAV from the coding sequence ATGAGCCTCAAGCCAATGGTCGCGGACGTTACCGCCCGCATCACCGCCCGAAGCAAAGCCACCCGCACAACCTATCTCGAGCGCTGCGCCCGCGCGGCCGAGAACGGCCCCGGACGCGCCCACCTGAGCTGCGGAAACCTCGCCCACGCCGCCGCCGCCGCCGGCCCGGACCAGGACAGCGTGGCGCTGGAGCGGGCGCCGAACATCGGCATCATCACCGCCTACAACGACATGCTCTCGGCCCACCAGCCCTACGAGCGCTTCCCCGAGCTGATCCGCGCCGCGGCGCGCGCGAACGGCGGCACCGCGCAGGTGGCCGGCGGCGTGCCCGCCATGTGCGACGGCGTCACCCAGGGCCAGCCGGGCATGGAGCTGTCGCTGTTCTCGCGCGACGTGATCGCCCTCGCCGCCGGCGTGGGCCTCACCCACAACGTGTTCGATGCCGCACTCTTCCTCGGCATCTGCGACAAGATCGTGCCGGGGCTGGTGATGGCGGCCGCCACCTTCGGCCACCTGCCGGCGATCTTCCTGCCCGCGGGGCCGATGCCCTCGGGCATCTCGAACGACGAGAAATCCGTCATCCGCAACAAGTTCGCCACCGGCGAGATCGGCCGCGAGGAACTGCTGCGCTCCGAGATGGCCGCCTATCACGGCCCCGGCACCTGCACCTTCTACGGCACGGCGAACACCAACCAGATGCTGATGGAGTTCATGGGCCTGCACCTGCCCGGCGCGAGCTTCGTGAACCCCAACACGCCGCTGCGCGACGCGCTCACCCGCGCCGGCGTGAAGCGCGCGCTGGAGATCACCGCGCGCGGCAACGAATACACCCCGGTCTCCGAGGTGCTGGACGAGCGCGCCTTCGTGAACGGCATCGTGGGGCTGAACGCCACCGGCGGCTCCACCAACCTGCTCATCCACCTCATCGCCATGGCGCGGGCGGCGGGCATCGTGCTTGCCTGGGAGGATTTTTCCGACCTCTCCCAGGTCACGCCGCTGATGGCCCGCGTCTACCCCAACGGGCTGGCGGACGTGAACCATTTCCACGCTGCCGGCGGCCTCGGCTACATCATCGGCGACCTGCTCTCCGAGGGGCTGCTGCATGACGACACCCGCACCGTGGCCGGCATCGGCCTCGCGCGCTACACGCAGGAGCCCAAGCTCGATGCGAACGGCGAGGTGCGCTGGGAAGAGGGCGCGACGGAAAGCCTGAACGACAGGATCGTGCGCCCCGCCGCCGACCCCTTCGCCCCCACCGGCGGCCTGCGCCTGCTGCGCGGCAGCCTCGGCTCGGCCTGCATCAAGATCTCCGCCGTGAAGGAGGAGCGCCACATCATCGAGGCCCCCGTGCGCATCTTCCACGACCAGGACGCGGTGAAGACCGCCTTCCGCGCCGGCGAGTTCACCTCCGATTTCATCTGCGTGGTGCGCTTCCAGGGGCCCAAGGCCAACGGCATGCCGGAGCTGCATTCCCTCACCCCGCTGCTCTCCGTGCTGCAGGAGCGCGGGCTGAAGGTGGCGCTGGTGACCGACGGGCGCATGTCCGGTGCCTCTGGAAAAGTGCCGGCCGCGATCCATGTGAGCCCTGAGGCGATGGATGGCGGGCCGATTGCGCGGCTGCGCGAGGGCGATATGCTGCGCCTCGATGCGGTGGCCGGCACGCTCGACGCCCTGGTCGACCCCGCGGAATGGGACGCACGCACCCCCGTGGTGGCCGATCTCTCCGGCAATGCCTTCGGGCTGGGCCGCGAGATGTTCGCCGCCTTCCGCAACGTGGTCGGCAGCGCCGAGACCGGAGCCGCTGTGGCGGTCTGA